One window of Botrimarina mediterranea genomic DNA carries:
- a CDS encoding MGH1-like glycoside hydrolase domain-containing protein gives MSISSGRASELAKGFVARVSIVASLAVGAAVAPASDAILPRDHSANFVKRFNAADNESAINLVPNAAAAEWIASNTPRFDCPSGRFVETYYYRWWTYRKHIKATPDGRVLTEFITPVSHAGAHNTIACAIGHHIAEGRWLADKALLDEYLRFWFTEGPNGGPQPHLHKFSGWIAAAIDGRRRVTGDDAFAIDLLDALVADYYSWEEERLLPSGLFWQRDVADGMEESISGGRHVQNVRPTINSYMVGNARAIAHIARDAGRGEVAVEFEEKANTLAAKSVEAMWDAKANFFKVRLESDKLSDAREAIGYLPWLHGLAGPAHSEAWRQTQDHDGFWAPAGLTTAERRHPSFRTRGVGTCEWDGAVWPFATSQTLGAMAVVLRGPEQTNVTRRDYFEHLIRYAASHQRDGVAYIGEYHDEVTGDWLITGEKEKRSRYYNHSTFCDLVITGLAGVIPQDDSRVVVDPMLPADAWDWFCLDGVPYRGRQLCILWDRDGTRYDRIAGLSVWIDGKMEAHSPQLGRLAVNLSRGTSSE, from the coding sequence ATGTCGATCTCTTCTGGCAGAGCTTCTGAGCTTGCGAAGGGATTCGTCGCTCGCGTGTCGATCGTCGCCTCGCTTGCTGTAGGCGCGGCCGTCGCCCCGGCAAGCGACGCCATCCTTCCTCGCGACCACAGCGCCAACTTTGTTAAGCGGTTCAACGCCGCCGACAACGAATCGGCTATTAATCTCGTTCCCAACGCCGCGGCCGCGGAGTGGATCGCCTCGAATACACCTCGGTTCGACTGCCCTTCGGGCCGCTTCGTCGAGACGTACTACTACCGCTGGTGGACGTATCGCAAGCACATCAAGGCGACGCCCGATGGCCGCGTCCTGACGGAGTTTATCACGCCGGTCAGCCATGCGGGCGCTCACAACACGATCGCTTGCGCGATCGGTCATCACATCGCCGAGGGGCGTTGGCTGGCGGACAAGGCTCTGCTCGACGAGTACCTGCGTTTCTGGTTCACCGAAGGTCCCAACGGTGGACCGCAGCCGCATTTGCACAAGTTCAGCGGCTGGATCGCAGCCGCGATCGACGGGCGGCGTCGAGTGACAGGCGATGACGCGTTCGCGATCGATTTGCTCGACGCGTTGGTAGCTGACTACTACAGCTGGGAAGAGGAACGTCTACTTCCCAGCGGTCTCTTCTGGCAGCGCGACGTCGCCGACGGCATGGAGGAGTCCATCAGCGGGGGGCGTCATGTGCAGAACGTGCGGCCGACGATCAACAGTTACATGGTGGGCAACGCCCGCGCAATCGCCCACATTGCTCGTGACGCAGGTCGCGGCGAGGTTGCCGTCGAGTTTGAAGAGAAGGCCAACACGCTCGCCGCCAAGTCCGTCGAGGCAATGTGGGACGCCAAAGCCAATTTCTTTAAGGTGCGGCTCGAATCGGATAAGCTCTCGGACGCGCGCGAGGCGATCGGATACCTCCCTTGGCTTCATGGCCTAGCGGGCCCCGCCCACAGCGAGGCCTGGCGACAGACACAAGATCACGATGGCTTCTGGGCTCCCGCCGGGCTGACGACCGCAGAACGCCGCCACCCGTCGTTCCGTACGCGGGGGGTTGGCACGTGCGAGTGGGACGGCGCCGTCTGGCCGTTTGCTACGAGTCAAACGCTCGGGGCAATGGCGGTCGTGCTCCGGGGCCCTGAGCAAACCAATGTCACGCGTCGCGACTACTTCGAGCACCTAATCCGCTACGCCGCATCGCATCAGAGGGACGGCGTGGCTTATATCGGCGAGTACCACGACGAGGTCACTGGAGATTGGCTGATCACCGGCGAAAAAGAGAAGCGGAGTCGCTACTACAATCACTCGACGTTCTGCGACCTCGTTATCACGGGGCTCGCCGGGGTGATACCGCAGGACGATAGCAGGGTTGTTGTTGACCCGATGCTGCCCGCCGACGCCTGGGATTGGTTCTGCCTCGACGGCGTACCATATCGGGGCCGCCAACTATGCATCCTCTGGGATCGCGATGGAACTCGCTATGACCGAATCGCCGGTCTCTCCGTGTGGATTGATGGTAAAATGGAGGCTCACTCTCCGCAGCTAGGCCGCTTGGCGGTGAACTTATCCCGGGGCACCTCTTCAGAATGA
- a CDS encoding glycoside hydrolase family 95 protein produces the protein MMRLFLLLIVALWTSPSYADGRWKLLYDQPAKEWVEALPVGNGRMGAMVFGGVAEERLQVNESSVWTGGPHSYARPGAAQYLGEIRKLLFEGKQREAEQLAEREFMSVPLRQQFYQPMADLRLKLEGIDPEQVKSYHRNLDLKTATATTTYTANDVRFERRVFASFPDQVVVVTLKAEKVGALAFTASLPTPHTRNEAAVVDETTIERRALVNDANIGGADRAEGQVRFAARLRVVETDGEVVVSNDSMRVSGATHATLLLAAATNVADFRDLTADPSALAATDLDAASERSSGDLYRRHVADHRELFDRVDLQIGRTSEAALKQATDERLIASKTTADPDLAALVFHYGRYLMIASSRPGGQPANLQGLWNQDLSPAWGSKYTVNINTEMNYWLTEPCNLGECNGPLFAALSELAESGAEVAREHYAAPGWVLHHNFDRWRGAAPINASNHGIWPTGGAWLCQHLWLHYLYTGDEAFLSETAYPLMKGAAQFFAAYLAEDPRSENRWLISGPSNSPEQGGLVMGPAMDHQIIRDLFANTIAASEVLQVDDDLRKELLALRARIAPNQIGKHGQLQEWLEDVDDPENDHRHVSHLWGLHPGVEISPETPELFSAAKRSLEMRGDEGTGWSRAWKVNFWARLRDGDHAYKVLDGLMTLTGSPKSKHRGGGLYANLFDAHPPFQIDGNYGATSGVCEMLVQSHRVTADGERLIELLPALPSAWPEGKVSGLRTRDGFEVAIEWLDGVLSECHVKSLLGKPATLAYGDLQVQLHLGSNESTSLDADLLETSSR, from the coding sequence ATGATGCGTCTGTTCCTCTTGCTAATCGTTGCTCTATGGACATCGCCTAGTTACGCCGATGGCCGTTGGAAATTGCTCTACGATCAACCCGCTAAGGAATGGGTCGAAGCCCTTCCGGTTGGGAATGGGCGGATGGGCGCCATGGTCTTTGGCGGAGTCGCCGAGGAACGGCTGCAAGTCAACGAGAGTTCTGTTTGGACCGGCGGTCCGCATAGCTACGCCCGCCCCGGCGCCGCTCAATATCTCGGAGAGATCCGCAAGCTGCTGTTCGAGGGGAAACAGCGTGAGGCAGAGCAACTCGCCGAGCGTGAGTTCATGTCCGTGCCACTGCGTCAGCAGTTCTACCAACCGATGGCGGACCTTCGACTGAAGCTCGAAGGGATCGACCCTGAGCAGGTGAAGAGCTACCACCGGAATCTCGATTTAAAGACTGCAACCGCTACGACTACCTACACGGCAAACGATGTCCGTTTCGAGCGACGGGTTTTTGCCAGCTTTCCGGACCAGGTCGTCGTCGTCACGCTCAAGGCCGAAAAGGTCGGCGCCCTTGCCTTCACCGCGAGTCTGCCGACTCCTCACACTCGCAACGAAGCGGCCGTTGTTGACGAGACGACGATCGAACGTCGCGCACTGGTGAACGACGCCAACATCGGCGGCGCCGATCGCGCCGAGGGGCAAGTACGGTTCGCCGCTCGCCTACGGGTTGTCGAGACAGACGGTGAGGTTGTGGTTTCCAACGATTCAATGCGTGTCAGTGGGGCGACGCATGCGACGCTCTTGCTGGCGGCGGCGACTAACGTTGCTGACTTCCGCGATCTCACGGCTGATCCGTCGGCGCTCGCCGCCACTGATCTCGACGCGGCTTCCGAACGCTCGTCAGGCGACTTATATCGCCGGCATGTCGCTGACCACCGCGAACTGTTTGATCGTGTCGACCTCCAAATCGGCAGGACCTCTGAAGCCGCGCTCAAGCAGGCGACCGACGAACGGCTCATCGCTTCGAAGACGACGGCTGATCCGGATCTCGCGGCGCTAGTGTTTCACTATGGCCGCTACTTGATGATCGCATCGAGTCGTCCTGGAGGGCAGCCGGCAAACTTGCAGGGCTTGTGGAATCAAGACCTCTCTCCGGCGTGGGGGAGCAAGTACACGGTCAACATCAACACCGAGATGAACTACTGGCTCACCGAGCCGTGCAACCTCGGTGAGTGTAACGGGCCGCTGTTCGCCGCGCTTTCCGAGTTGGCTGAGTCCGGCGCCGAAGTCGCCCGCGAACATTACGCGGCACCGGGGTGGGTGCTTCACCACAACTTCGACCGCTGGCGCGGCGCCGCGCCGATCAACGCCAGCAATCACGGCATCTGGCCCACTGGCGGCGCGTGGCTCTGTCAACACCTCTGGCTGCACTACCTCTACACGGGGGATGAGGCGTTTCTAAGTGAAACGGCCTATCCGTTGATGAAAGGCGCGGCCCAGTTTTTCGCGGCGTATCTCGCCGAAGACCCGCGGAGTGAAAACAGGTGGTTGATCAGTGGGCCGAGCAATTCGCCAGAGCAGGGAGGCCTGGTCATGGGGCCCGCGATGGACCACCAGATCATCCGTGACCTCTTCGCGAATACCATCGCGGCGAGTGAAGTCCTGCAAGTCGATGACGACTTACGGAAGGAACTTCTCGCTCTGCGAGCCCGTATCGCTCCTAACCAGATCGGCAAGCATGGCCAGCTCCAAGAGTGGCTCGAGGACGTTGACGATCCGGAAAATGATCACCGCCACGTCTCACATCTGTGGGGGCTGCACCCTGGCGTTGAGATTTCCCCCGAGACGCCTGAGCTGTTTTCGGCGGCGAAGCGATCGCTCGAAATGCGAGGGGATGAGGGCACCGGCTGGTCGCGCGCCTGGAAAGTAAATTTTTGGGCGCGACTCCGTGACGGCGATCACGCTTACAAAGTGCTCGATGGTTTGATGACGCTAACCGGGTCGCCCAAGTCGAAGCACCGCGGCGGCGGCCTTTACGCAAACCTGTTCGACGCCCACCCGCCCTTTCAGATCGATGGCAACTACGGGGCGACCTCTGGGGTCTGCGAGATGCTCGTGCAGTCGCACCGCGTTACCGCTGATGGCGAGCGACTGATTGAACTGCTCCCGGCGCTGCCCAGTGCTTGGCCCGAGGGCAAAGTCAGCGGCCTCCGCACGCGCGACGGCTTCGAAGTGGCTATCGAATGGCTTGACGGCGTACTTTCCGAGTGCCACGTCAAGTCACTGCTCGGCAAGCCCGCGACGCTGGCTTATGGCGACCTACAAGTGCAACTGCACCTGGGCAGTAACGAATCGACAAGCCTTGACGCCGACCTCCTCGAAACGAGCTCCCGATAA
- a CDS encoding DUF5060 domain-containing protein has product MKATRSLLVCCLVLAPTFLLAADCERWGVYEIELKGPTAGNPFLGVNLSATFEQGDRRIDVTGFYDGDGAYRIRFCPPTTGEWSYSTVSNAAELKGKEGTFEVGALSEGNHGPVEVAHVAHFAYADGTAYKPVGTTCYAWTSQTEELQEKTLETLATAPFNKIRMCVFPKWYSWNEVDPPQYAYEGTAPNQWDFSRFNPAFFRSLEKRITQLGEMGIEVDLILLHPYDNGRWGFDNMPPEACDFYLRYIVARLGAYRNVWWSMANEWDFDKNKTRDDWTRMIGVVHDADPYGKLLGIHNGWELYDHNHPYLTHASIQNGSAAEEAGRAALYRDVYPKPILLDEVKYEGDIPLRWGNLSAEEMVHRFWEGTIAGCYVTHGECYLADDDVLWWAKGGVLKGESPQRIAFLKKVLDGSPAEGIDQIDKWQHPNIAGQPGDYYLVYLGEQTPDSWEFCLPKHDLADGMRFKVEVLDTWNMTVSPVEGEFVTKQHSQYLFKDEAGKLVDLPGKPWIALRITRVQEN; this is encoded by the coding sequence GTGAAAGCGACCCGATCACTTCTGGTATGCTGCCTCGTGCTCGCCCCTACATTCTTACTGGCCGCAGACTGCGAACGATGGGGCGTTTATGAGATCGAACTGAAGGGCCCGACGGCCGGTAACCCTTTTCTCGGCGTCAACCTATCGGCAACGTTCGAGCAGGGTGATCGTCGCATCGACGTCACCGGATTCTACGACGGGGACGGCGCCTATCGCATTCGGTTCTGCCCGCCTACGACCGGCGAGTGGTCGTACTCGACGGTGAGCAATGCCGCTGAATTGAAAGGCAAGGAAGGGACCTTCGAGGTCGGCGCGCTGTCCGAGGGCAACCACGGGCCAGTCGAGGTGGCGCACGTAGCCCACTTCGCCTACGCCGACGGCACGGCCTATAAGCCGGTCGGCACCACCTGTTACGCCTGGACCTCGCAGACAGAAGAGCTTCAAGAGAAGACGCTCGAAACACTCGCCACGGCGCCGTTCAACAAGATCCGCATGTGCGTCTTTCCCAAGTGGTACTCGTGGAACGAAGTCGATCCGCCACAGTACGCTTACGAGGGGACGGCGCCCAACCAGTGGGACTTCTCGCGCTTCAATCCCGCCTTCTTCCGTAGCCTTGAGAAACGGATCACGCAGCTTGGCGAGATGGGAATCGAAGTCGATCTGATTTTGTTGCACCCCTACGATAATGGCCGCTGGGGCTTCGACAACATGCCTCCGGAGGCTTGCGATTTCTATCTGCGGTACATCGTCGCGAGGCTCGGCGCCTATCGCAATGTGTGGTGGTCAATGGCGAACGAGTGGGACTTCGACAAGAACAAGACTCGCGACGACTGGACGCGGATGATCGGCGTTGTGCATGACGCCGACCCCTACGGCAAGCTGCTCGGAATTCACAACGGCTGGGAGCTCTACGACCACAACCATCCCTACTTGACGCACGCCAGCATCCAGAATGGCTCGGCCGCCGAGGAAGCGGGCCGCGCGGCGCTGTACCGCGACGTTTACCCTAAGCCAATTCTGCTCGATGAGGTCAAGTATGAGGGCGACATCCCGCTGCGATGGGGCAACCTCTCTGCGGAGGAGATGGTGCATCGCTTCTGGGAAGGGACGATCGCCGGCTGCTACGTCACTCACGGCGAGTGCTATTTAGCGGACGACGATGTGCTCTGGTGGGCAAAGGGAGGCGTGCTCAAGGGCGAGAGCCCGCAGCGGATCGCCTTCTTAAAGAAGGTGCTCGATGGCTCACCCGCCGAGGGGATTGATCAGATCGACAAGTGGCAGCACCCGAACATCGCCGGACAGCCGGGAGATTACTACTTGGTTTACCTGGGCGAACAGACGCCCGATTCGTGGGAGTTCTGTCTCCCGAAGCACGACTTAGCAGATGGCATGCGGTTCAAAGTCGAGGTGCTCGACACTTGGAACATGACCGTCTCGCCGGTCGAAGGCGAGTTCGTTACCAAGCAGCACTCACAGTATCTGTTCAAGGACGAGGCGGGCAAGTTGGTCGACCTACCCGGCAAACCGTGGATCGCCCTCCGGATCACACGGGTGCAGGAGAACTGA
- a CDS encoding glycoside hydrolase family 127 protein, with amino-acid sequence MLRSLALIVAVVAPFSTRTQAQSLVVADVAASPRAVVQPVAVDEVTWTDGFWADRARVCRERSIPAMWELMRGSKYKPFYEHFLIAAGDMEGDYHGAPWNDGDFYKWIEAASTAIACEPNAELEAAIDKSVRAVVAAQRKDGYLHTPVLIRQRNGDAAAKPFADRNDFEVYNLGHLMTAGCVHYRATGKRELLDTAERAAQFLEKAFANPTPQMSRQAVCPSHYMGLIELYRTTRNDRYLLLAQTVIDLRNVAAGVGGGGGDDNQDRIPFVDQREAVGHAVRANYLFAGAADMYLETGDERLLPALEAVWHNVTRKKLYVTGACGALFDGASPDGSPKQNEITRIHQAYGRNYQLPSETAHNETCAAIGAVMWNWRRYLATGEGRHLDWIELAMHNAVLAGVSLEGTDYFYTNPLRVTDPPPLELRWSRQREPFVVSYCCPPNVVRTVAQLGGYAYGKADEAVSVNLYGASVLETKLKGETLRLVQETAFPWSGHVRIRIETAPQQPWTLRLRKPSWAADMSLKVNGEAVAVEVVDGFAVVRHAWNVGDEVSVTIPMPVVCLESHPLVEETRGQLAIKRGPIVYCLESADLPAGVTVGQLRLDPTADFAVRYDDDLLNGMAVIEADLPMVEPESWDSLYRPATETATRTIRAQFIPYYAWGNRGGEEMTVWVPRGKTPD; translated from the coding sequence TTGCTTAGATCGCTCGCATTGATCGTTGCCGTCGTGGCGCCGTTCAGCACAAGGACGCAAGCCCAATCCCTTGTCGTCGCGGACGTGGCGGCGAGCCCGCGCGCCGTTGTTCAGCCGGTTGCCGTCGATGAGGTGACTTGGACGGACGGCTTTTGGGCCGACCGGGCGCGAGTGTGCCGAGAGCGTTCAATCCCCGCGATGTGGGAGTTGATGCGGGGCTCAAAGTACAAGCCGTTTTATGAGCACTTCCTGATTGCCGCCGGCGATATGGAGGGAGACTACCACGGCGCCCCGTGGAATGACGGCGATTTCTACAAGTGGATCGAGGCGGCATCGACTGCTATTGCTTGCGAGCCGAACGCCGAGTTGGAAGCCGCCATTGATAAGTCAGTCCGCGCCGTCGTCGCCGCTCAACGAAAGGATGGCTACTTGCACACACCCGTTCTGATCCGCCAGCGGAATGGTGACGCTGCGGCGAAGCCGTTTGCGGACCGCAACGACTTCGAGGTCTACAACCTCGGTCACCTGATGACAGCCGGCTGCGTGCACTATCGCGCAACCGGAAAGCGAGAATTGCTCGACACCGCCGAGCGCGCCGCGCAATTCCTCGAAAAGGCCTTCGCCAACCCGACGCCGCAGATGTCGCGGCAGGCGGTATGCCCCTCGCACTACATGGGGCTGATCGAACTCTATCGCACCACGCGGAATGACCGCTACCTGCTGTTGGCGCAGACGGTAATCGACCTTCGCAACGTCGCCGCGGGCGTCGGCGGTGGGGGAGGGGATGACAATCAGGACCGCATCCCTTTCGTTGACCAACGCGAAGCCGTTGGTCACGCGGTTCGCGCGAACTACCTCTTTGCCGGCGCCGCGGACATGTACCTTGAAACGGGCGACGAGCGATTGCTGCCGGCGCTAGAAGCGGTCTGGCACAACGTGACGCGGAAGAAGCTGTATGTCACCGGCGCATGCGGCGCCTTGTTCGACGGGGCCTCACCGGACGGTTCGCCCAAGCAGAATGAGATCACCCGCATTCATCAGGCGTACGGCCGCAACTACCAACTCCCTAGCGAGACGGCTCACAACGAGACCTGTGCCGCGATCGGCGCGGTGATGTGGAATTGGCGGCGTTACCTAGCGACGGGTGAGGGGCGGCACCTCGATTGGATCGAACTCGCCATGCACAATGCGGTGCTTGCTGGGGTGAGTCTCGAGGGGACCGACTACTTCTATACGAACCCCTTGCGCGTCACCGACCCGCCGCCGCTTGAGTTGCGGTGGTCACGGCAGCGTGAGCCGTTTGTCGTGTCGTACTGCTGCCCGCCGAATGTCGTGCGGACCGTCGCTCAACTAGGTGGCTATGCCTACGGCAAGGCGGACGAGGCTGTCTCCGTGAATCTCTATGGCGCGAGCGTTCTAGAGACGAAACTCAAAGGGGAGACGCTGCGATTGGTCCAGGAAACCGCGTTCCCTTGGTCAGGCCACGTCCGGATACGGATCGAGACCGCGCCTCAGCAACCGTGGACCCTACGCTTGCGGAAGCCTAGCTGGGCTGCTGATATGTCGTTGAAGGTCAACGGAGAAGCGGTTGCGGTCGAGGTCGTTGATGGCTTCGCCGTGGTTCGCCACGCGTGGAACGTTGGTGATGAAGTCTCCGTGACCATTCCGATGCCCGTGGTTTGCCTTGAGTCACACCCCCTGGTTGAAGAGACCCGCGGACAACTCGCCATCAAGCGCGGGCCGATTGTCTACTGCCTCGAGTCGGCCGATCTACCGGCGGGGGTTACCGTTGGCCAACTGCGACTCGACCCCACGGCCGACTTTGCGGTCCGTTACGACGACGATCTGCTCAACGGCATGGCCGTGATCGAAGCCGACTTGCCGATGGTCGAGCCGGAGTCGTGGGACTCGCTCTATCGACCGGCAACTGAAACAGCGACGCGGACGATTCGAGCGCAGTTCATTCCCTACTACGCTTGGGGAAACCGCGGCGGGGAAGAGATGACGGTGTGGGTTCCCCGCGGGAAGACGCCTGACTAG